The genome window ACTTAAAAAGGCTCTTTTCCCTATCTGAATATTACGATAAAGAGAGAAGGAGATATTATGATGCTATTCAATCAGTAAGAGAAAGAAATATGGATATGACTGTCTGGCTTGAATATTTCACGCAAGGATTGAAACATCAAATGCTTGCTGTGAAACAAAAGGGTGAATTGGCTATAAAAAAGGAGATAATAATTGAAAGGGCATCCAGAAAAGATTTAAGTGATAGACAAAAGAGGGTATTACTCTATCTTTTAGAGAATCCTTTCATTGGAAGGGTAAAATATGTGGAATTGTTTAAGGTTTCATTAAGAACAGCCAATTACGACCTTGCTCAATTAGAGAAATCAGGCTTTATTGAGAAAACTGGAGTAGGAAGGGCAATAAAATATAAGATAAAGGGTTAATGGTGAAAATTTGCACGCAAATTGCACGCAAATTGCACGCAAAAGAAGGGATTATGCAGCTTGTCATTAACACTTACGGTTCATACGAGCTGTTAGCAAAATTCTTTTGAATTTTGTGTAAAATAATTGACAAAAAAATAACATTTGGTATAATAAGGATGGTAGAATGAAAAAATTAAAAATATACCTTGATACATCGGTGATAAACTTTCTTTTTGCTGATGATGCGCCTGAATTTAAGAAGATTACAAAAGAATTCTTTGAGAAGTATGTTAAAAAATACATTGTTTATATTTCTGATGTTGTAATTAGAGAAATTGAAGAAACAAAAGATGAGGCAAAGAAGATGAAACTCTTAAAGGTAATTGAAAAGTATCCTCTGAGAATTTTAAGATTAGATAAAGAATCTGATAAACTGGCTAATATTTATATTAAAGAAAAGGTTATACCTGCCAAGAAAATGGAAGATGCTCAACATATTGCTATTTCAACTTGTAATCAGATAGATATTCTTCTATCATGGAATTTTAAGCATCTGGCTAATATTCAGAAACAGCTTAGTGTTAAAATAGTCAATGAAAAAGAGGGCTATTTTTATCCTTTGATTT of bacterium contains these proteins:
- a CDS encoding type II toxin-antitoxin system VapC family toxin — translated: MKKLKIYLDTSVINFLFADDAPEFKKITKEFFEKYVKKYIVYISDVVIREIEETKDEAKKMKLLKVIEKYPLRILRLDKESDKLANIYIKEKVIPAKKMEDAQHIAISTCNQIDILLSWNFKHLANIQKQLSVKIVNEKEGYFYPLILTNPMEVIYK